The Canis lupus familiaris isolate Mischka breed German Shepherd chromosome 14, alternate assembly UU_Cfam_GSD_1.0, whole genome shotgun sequence genome window below encodes:
- the PRSS38 gene encoding serine protease 38 isoform X2, which translates to MAALLRDPRIPLGASPPAAPRLLLLLLLLPPAQAAPGAHGRPLSKVVALNVNVNVNVACGRRYIQGKIVGGVDVLERKWPWQVSVHYRGFHICGGSIISEYWILSAAHCFDRDKNIVAFDMYVGLVDLRFASNHTQWFEVNKVIVHPTYQLYHPVGGDIALVQLKSRIVFSDSVLPVCIAPPDVNLHNVTCWATGWGLISPQGYVTDHLQEAQMPLISLPLCQLLYGHLSYIMLDMLCAGDIRNVKTGDSGGPLVCELNHTWLQVGIVSWGRGCTYPMYPAVYTRVSYFSKWIHYHIKNTPPPSQPLPALSPMLGATISIPVTMLAVLSTL; encoded by the exons ATGGCTGCCCTGCTGCGTGACCCACGCATCCCGCTCGGAGCATCCCCGCCGGCGGCCCCCCGCCtgcttctgctcctgctcctcctgccccctgcccaggctgCCCCCGGGGCCCACGGACGCCCCCTGAGCAAGGTCGTTGCCTTGAACGTGAACGTGAACGTGAACGTGG CCTGTGGTCGCCGTTACATACAGGGGAAGATTGTGGGGGGCGTGGATGTCCTGGAGAGGAAGTGGCCATGGCAGGTGAGCGTGCACTACAGAGGCTTCCACATCTGTGGAGGGTCCATCATCAGTGAGTACTGGATCCTGTCGGCAGCCCACTGCTTCGATAG GGATAAGAACATTGTGGCTTTTGACATGTATGTCGGCCTGGTGGACCTCAGGTTTGCCAGCAATCACACCCAGTGGTTTGAGGTGAACAAGGTGATCGTGCACCCTACATACCAACTGTACCACCCTGTTGGAGGTGACATCGCCCTGGTGCAGCTGAAATCTCGCATTGTGTTTTCTGACTCTGTGCTCCCTGTTTGCATCGCACCCCCAGATGTGAACCTTCATAATGTTACTTGCTGGGCTACAGGATGGGGACTCATCTCCCCACAAG GCTATGTCACAGACCACCTGCAGGAGGCGCAGATGCCTCTCATCTCATTGCCACTGTGCCAGCTGCTCTACGGACACCTGTCGTATATTATGTTGGACATGCTGTGTGCTGGGGACATCAGGAACGTCAAGACG GGTGACTCTGGGGGTCCACTCGTCTGTGAACTCAACCATACCTGGTTGCAGGTTGGAATAGTGAGCTGGGGCCGCGGTTGCACATACCCTATGTACCCTGCGGTTTACACTCGAGTCTCCTATTTCTCAAAATGGATCCATTATCACATAAAGAACACACCCCCACCTTCTCAGCCGCTCCCGGCCCTCTCCCCCATGCTGGGGGCCACCATCAGCATCCCTGTGACCATGCTGGCTGTCCTGTCAACCTTGTGA
- the PRSS38 gene encoding serine protease 38 isoform X1: MAALLRDPRIPLGASPPAAPRLLLLLLLLPPAQAAPGAHGRPLSKVVALNVNVNVNVACGRRYIQGKIVGGVDVLERKWPWQVSVHYRGFHICGGSIISEYWILSAAHCFDRDKNIVAFDMYVGLVDLRFASNHTQWFEVNKVIVHPTYQLYHPVGGDIALVQLKSRIVFSDSVLPVCIAPPDVNLHNVTCWATGWGLISPQGYVTDHLQEAQMPLISLPLCQLLYGHLSYIMLDMLCAGDIRNVKTVCEGDSGGPLVCELNHTWLQVGIVSWGRGCTYPMYPAVYTRVSYFSKWIHYHIKNTPPPSQPLPALSPMLGATISIPVTMLAVLSTL; encoded by the exons ATGGCTGCCCTGCTGCGTGACCCACGCATCCCGCTCGGAGCATCCCCGCCGGCGGCCCCCCGCCtgcttctgctcctgctcctcctgccccctgcccaggctgCCCCCGGGGCCCACGGACGCCCCCTGAGCAAGGTCGTTGCCTTGAACGTGAACGTGAACGTGAACGTGG CCTGTGGTCGCCGTTACATACAGGGGAAGATTGTGGGGGGCGTGGATGTCCTGGAGAGGAAGTGGCCATGGCAGGTGAGCGTGCACTACAGAGGCTTCCACATCTGTGGAGGGTCCATCATCAGTGAGTACTGGATCCTGTCGGCAGCCCACTGCTTCGATAG GGATAAGAACATTGTGGCTTTTGACATGTATGTCGGCCTGGTGGACCTCAGGTTTGCCAGCAATCACACCCAGTGGTTTGAGGTGAACAAGGTGATCGTGCACCCTACATACCAACTGTACCACCCTGTTGGAGGTGACATCGCCCTGGTGCAGCTGAAATCTCGCATTGTGTTTTCTGACTCTGTGCTCCCTGTTTGCATCGCACCCCCAGATGTGAACCTTCATAATGTTACTTGCTGGGCTACAGGATGGGGACTCATCTCCCCACAAG GCTATGTCACAGACCACCTGCAGGAGGCGCAGATGCCTCTCATCTCATTGCCACTGTGCCAGCTGCTCTACGGACACCTGTCGTATATTATGTTGGACATGCTGTGTGCTGGGGACATCAGGAACGTCAAGACGGTGTGCGAG GGTGACTCTGGGGGTCCACTCGTCTGTGAACTCAACCATACCTGGTTGCAGGTTGGAATAGTGAGCTGGGGCCGCGGTTGCACATACCCTATGTACCCTGCGGTTTACACTCGAGTCTCCTATTTCTCAAAATGGATCCATTATCACATAAAGAACACACCCCCACCTTCTCAGCCGCTCCCGGCCCTCTCCCCCATGCTGGGGGCCACCATCAGCATCCCTGTGACCATGCTGGCTGTCCTGTCAACCTTGTGA